The genomic DNA CCCCGCGCCCAATAAGCGGACCCGGAGTTGCCCGGCATCTGTATTAATATTTTTGAGCTTGTACATGCCCTTGAGGGCTTGGCTCGCACTGAGGTGGCTGATGGGGGCGATGAAATCATTGGGTTCATCGTGAAGTGTCATGTAGTAGAAGCCGTCATTGCCTTCCACATACAAACTTTGCAATGCAGCTAGCGTAATGGCGTGCGCTTCGGCACCGCTTGCGGGGTCGAAGGGCAGGCAGTGCGGGTTGGAGACCAGCCAGAGCGGGACCCAGGGGTGAGCGCCTTTAGGCCAGCGTGAGGGTAGAGTTTCTATGTCATTACACAGAATTCCCCGCTGGGCGGACTCATTTGAAAGTGCGCAAAGTTCGGCTGACGTCGCAGAACTGGTCAGGTACAGCAGCGGTTTTTCACTGGCGCAGGCTGTAGGGCTAAAGCGCAGAGGCCAGGCGCTGATACGTGTGTGACAGGTTTCGACTTGAGACTGCTTGTTGGACCGGATGACCCAGATATGCCTGGCCGTTTCCGGATCCCTTTCTAGCCGGTTGGCGATATCGATCATGGTGTCGAGCGGAGAAGAAAAGCCCGCAGTGTGTTGCTGTGTCAGGGTTCGGATTTTGTCGATGCAGGCCTGAGCGGCAAGGCGGGTTTCTGGTGTTTTGCTGAAGCTGGAAAATCCGATCATATTCCAAAAATCTCCGCGCGTTTCGTCATGCTTGCACCATACTGCACGCCTTAATATGATTGCAAATGCAATTAGATTGCCATGGAATGGAGTCTCCTCATGAACGCGTCCCACCCATCGCACTGTAGACGGAAGCCATCGTGCGTAGCGCTTCGACCCTCCGCTTCGGCCGGTTAATGCCTGTCGCGAAGGACTGCAATTGGCCGATTCTGTTGAAAAAGTCGACTTCTGTTTCTACGGCAGAAAAGTACGCGTTCGAGATTGAAATTCGTGCGTTGCGCAGAGGGTTCAAGGCTCAGATTTGACGTAGCGGTGTGAAAAAATGGCATTTTCACCG from Pseudomonas baetica includes the following:
- a CDS encoding transketolase-like TK C-terminal-containing protein, coding for MIGFSSFSKTPETRLAAQACIDKIRTLTQQHTAGFSSPLDTMIDIANRLERDPETARHIWVIRSNKQSQVETCHTRISAWPLRFSPTACASEKPLLYLTSSATSAELCALSNESAQRGILCNDIETLPSRWPKGAHPWVPLWLVSNPHCLPFDPASGAEAHAITLAALQSLYVEGNDGFYYMTLHDEPNDFIAPISHLSASQALKGMYKLKNINTDAGQLRVRLLGAGLALQSVVSAAQILRDDWGVECELWSCPSYTRLARDADKAQRWNRMHPDMPRRSSHLLDCLSADDYPVVAVTGYAQHVVDQIGGHIQSRFVAFGADSTETPPGKTVDKRWIVALALRALAQEGVIAQAYVEQAMDRYLLR